A genomic stretch from Bosea sp. F3-2 includes:
- a CDS encoding autotransporter domain-containing protein: protein MRQSTPILVEPGLNGSMQTLRPKAPSSHPVLLVAAATAVMVLLMGVAQAQSPNTVVEGVPVTVPGTQSSPWSISNNLMVGNTLGGTLIIESGGQVNGTTARVGSDNVTGTVTVRDANSVWANTGAISIGVGSSGFGFLNILNGGSVSNTTAEVGVNAGGTGTVTVSGSGSQWANSQTLAVGWYGNGTVTIDNGGAVSAPVIWMGVVPGAQGTLTLSGTAGNRGVLTTGLLAKGLGNGQTGDATLNLDGGILRASADRASFLAAQADYRFGFAAGDVVIGTGGAFIDSNGHAIGISAALGGSGGLTKLGAGTLTLSGANTYAGGTTISDGVLVANTTSLRGPVLNNAVLVFNQPVDGTFSGNISGSGSLKKDGAGALTLAGINTYTGGTQVNGGTLVIAAPDALGSGPVAFGGGVLRFDYTGSLDRPITVSPGGFTVDTNGNTQTMSAPLAGSDPFTKVGSGSLNLTGNSPLTGPTSVQAGRLAVNGSLANSTITVQNGATLGGNGTIGGLVVQNGGFAAPGNSIGTLTVAGNVAFGAGSVYQVEINAAGQSDRIVASGMATISGGTVQVLAENGNYAAATNYTILTAGAGVTGRFANVTSNLAFLTPSLSNDSSNVTLTMTRNQTGFAGVALTRNQGFTANATERLGVGQPVYDALLSTTATEARAGFDLLSGEAHAQAVSVAIGESALVREAILGHLRGPLLTPPGASIAAAFSADLPGSKSATVMPAPRREARYALWGEALGGQANTNADGNAAGLSRRTGGAILGADMLLFNSGPGSLRVGVAGGYTQSRFDLDARLSSGRLESGHAALYAGSRFGAFRLDAGLSLSWSESDIRRQVAIRGFGDLLRSQRPGSTAQAFAELGYGFTWQGLALEPFAQLALIRVSTEAGLEQGGAAALRLVSSEQNPGFTTLGLRAEAQILETPLFARGMVGWRHGFGDLTPQALTAFATGIAPARVFAAPIDRDGFAAEAGLDWRATQTTTLGLTYAASLGERTRDHALKGRIDMRF, encoded by the coding sequence ATGCGCCAGTCTACGCCTATTCTCGTTGAGCCGGGTCTAAACGGCTCGATGCAGACATTGCGGCCCAAGGCACCATCCTCGCATCCCGTCTTGCTGGTCGCAGCCGCGACAGCGGTGATGGTCCTCCTGATGGGGGTTGCTCAAGCCCAATCACCCAATACCGTGGTCGAAGGAGTGCCCGTTACGGTACCGGGTACCCAGTCCTCGCCCTGGAGCATCTCAAACAACCTCATGGTTGGTAATACGCTCGGTGGCACCTTGATCATTGAATCCGGCGGTCAGGTCAACGGTACCACGGCCCGTGTCGGTTCCGACAACGTCACGGGTACGGTGACGGTACGGGACGCAAATTCGGTATGGGCTAACACCGGCGCTATCTCCATCGGCGTGGGCAGTTCCGGTTTTGGTTTCCTGAATATCCTGAATGGAGGCAGCGTCAGCAACACGACCGCCGAGGTCGGCGTCAACGCCGGCGGGACCGGCACCGTGACCGTGAGCGGCTCCGGCTCGCAATGGGCCAACAGCCAAACACTGGCTGTTGGCTGGTATGGCAACGGCACCGTGACTATCGACAATGGCGGAGCTGTCAGTGCCCCCGTCATCTGGATGGGAGTGGTTCCAGGAGCACAGGGAACATTGACCCTGAGCGGTACAGCCGGGAATCGAGGCGTACTGACGACCGGCCTATTGGCTAAGGGGCTTGGCAATGGGCAGACTGGCGATGCCACGCTCAATCTCGACGGCGGTATCCTGCGCGCCAGCGCCGACAGGGCCAGTTTTCTCGCTGCTCAGGCCGATTATCGCTTTGGCTTTGCCGCTGGGGATGTGGTGATCGGCACCGGCGGCGCCTTCATTGACAGCAACGGCCACGCGATCGGTATTTCAGCAGCGCTTGGTGGCTCAGGCGGCCTGACCAAGCTCGGCGCGGGAACTCTGACGCTTTCCGGCGCCAATACCTATGCCGGCGGCACGACGATCTCGGACGGCGTCCTTGTGGCCAATACAACCAGTCTCAGAGGACCGGTTCTCAACAATGCGGTCCTGGTGTTCAACCAGCCCGTGGACGGCACCTTCTCAGGCAACATCAGCGGGTCCGGATCGCTCAAGAAAGACGGTGCCGGCGCTCTGACGCTCGCCGGTATCAACACCTACACGGGTGGAACCCAGGTGAATGGCGGAACCCTGGTCATCGCCGCTCCCGATGCGCTCGGCAGCGGCCCTGTCGCGTTCGGTGGCGGTGTCCTCCGGTTCGATTATACGGGCTCGCTCGACCGCCCCATTACCGTCAGCCCAGGCGGCTTTACCGTCGACACCAACGGTAATACCCAGACCATGTCCGCCCCGCTCGCAGGAAGCGATCCGTTCACCAAGGTTGGCTCCGGCAGCCTGAACCTCACCGGGAACAGCCCGTTGACCGGGCCGACCTCGGTTCAGGCTGGCCGTCTTGCGGTGAATGGCTCACTGGCGAACTCGACCATCACTGTTCAGAACGGCGCGACGTTGGGCGGCAACGGCACCATCGGCGGGCTCGTCGTTCAGAACGGCGGCTTTGCGGCTCCCGGCAACTCGATCGGCACGCTGACGGTCGCGGGCAATGTCGCCTTCGGGGCGGGGTCGGTCTATCAGGTCGAGATCAACGCGGCGGGGCAGAGTGACAGGATCGTGGCGTCAGGCATGGCGACGATCTCGGGCGGCACAGTCCAGGTGCTGGCCGAAAACGGCAACTACGCGGCGGCGACGAACTATACCATCTTGACGGCCGGCGCCGGCGTGACCGGCCGCTTCGCCAATGTCACCTCGAACCTCGCCTTTCTGACGCCGTCGCTGAGCAATGACAGCAGCAACGTCACGCTGACCATGACGCGCAACCAGACCGGGTTCGCCGGCGTGGCGCTCACCCGCAACCAGGGCTTCACCGCGAACGCGACCGAGCGGCTGGGCGTCGGCCAGCCAGTCTATGACGCGCTGCTCTCGACGACGGCGACCGAAGCGCGCGCCGGCTTCGACCTGCTCTCGGGCGAGGCACATGCGCAGGCGGTGTCGGTCGCGATCGGCGAAAGCGCGCTCGTCCGCGAGGCGATTTTGGGCCACCTGCGCGGCCCGCTGCTGACGCCCCCAGGCGCGAGCATCGCCGCCGCCTTCAGCGCCGATCTGCCGGGCAGCAAGAGCGCGACCGTCATGCCGGCGCCGCGGCGTGAGGCGCGCTATGCGCTCTGGGGCGAGGCGCTCGGCGGCCAGGCCAACACGAATGCCGACGGCAATGCGGCCGGGCTGTCGCGCCGCACCGGCGGTGCCATCCTCGGTGCCGACATGCTGCTCTTTAACAGTGGCCCCGGCTCCCTGCGCGTCGGCGTGGCGGGCGGCTACACCCAGTCGCGCTTCGATCTCGACGCCAGGCTGTCCTCGGGCCGGCTCGAGAGCGGCCATGCCGCGCTTTATGCCGGGTCTCGCTTCGGCGCCTTCCGCCTCGATGCCGGCCTCAGCCTTAGCTGGAGCGAGAGCGACATCCGCCGCCAGGTCGCGATCCGCGGATTCGGTGACCTGCTGCGGTCGCAACGGCCTGGATCGACGGCGCAGGCCTTCGCCGAGCTCGGCTATGGCTTCACCTGGCAAGGCCTCGCGCTGGAGCCCTTCGCCCAGCTAGCGCTGATCCGGGTCTCGACCGAGGCCGGGCTCGAGCAGGGCGGGGCGGCGGCCTTGCGTCTGGTCTCCTCCGAGCAGAATCCCGGCTTCACCACGCTGGGCCTGCGCGCCGAGGCGCAGATCCTGGAGACGCCGCTCTTCGCGCGCGGCATGGTCGGCTGGCGCCATGGTTTCGGCGACCTCACGCCGCAGGCGCTGACCGCCTTCGCCACGGGCATCGCCCCGGCCCGCGTCTTCGCCGCCCCGATCGATCGGGACGGCTTTGCCGCCGAAGCCGGCCTCGACTGGCGCGCCACCCAGACCACCACCCTCGGCCTGACCTATGCCGCAAGCCTCGGCGAACGGACGAGAGACCATGCTCTCAAGGGCAGGATCGACATGCGCTTCTGA
- a CDS encoding adenosine-specific kinase, with the protein MDLTVVPIVKPDATNFIFGQSHFIKTVEDLHEALVGAVPGIRFGLAFCEASGKRLVRWSGNDEAALALARDNALAIGAGHTFLIFLGDGFFPVNVLAAVRAVPEVCRIYCATANPTQVIVAQTELGRGVLGVVDGASPLGVEADADIAWRKDLLRKIGYKL; encoded by the coding sequence ATGGACCTCACCGTGGTGCCCATCGTCAAGCCGGACGCCACCAACTTCATCTTCGGCCAGTCGCACTTCATCAAGACCGTGGAAGACCTCCACGAGGCGCTGGTGGGCGCGGTTCCCGGCATCCGTTTCGGACTGGCCTTCTGCGAGGCCTCCGGCAAGCGGCTGGTGCGCTGGTCGGGTAATGACGAGGCCGCGCTCGCCCTGGCACGCGACAACGCATTGGCCATTGGCGCCGGCCACACGTTCCTGATCTTCCTGGGCGACGGATTCTTTCCCGTCAACGTGCTGGCTGCGGTGCGCGCGGTGCCGGAGGTCTGCCGCATCTACTGCGCGACGGCCAACCCGACACAGGTGATCGTTGCGCAAACGGAGCTGGGCCGCGGCGTGCTCGGCGTGGTGGATGGCGCCTCACCGCTGGGTGTCGAAGCCGATGCCGACATCGCATGGCGGAAGGACCTCCTGCGAAAGATCGGCTACAAGCTGTAG